The proteins below come from a single Tenuifilum thalassicum genomic window:
- a CDS encoding M48 family metalloprotease codes for MKIRKLFVAFAIVAGLSGCSDDGINFFTLEQDIKFGEQLDSALMANPDEYPILDRDQYADAYNHIERVMETILNSNDIRYSKTFNWQVKIIHNEDVINAFAAPGGYLYFYTGLIKFLDNEAQLAGVMAHEIAHADRRHSTQMLTKQYGFSILLSIILGENPSQLEQILSQLALGGTLLKYSRDNEYEADKFAITYLYDTDYHPYEMAKFFEKMMGSTHKIPEFLSTHPSDENRIKNIEEVWKSMGGKEGFTYEDRYQDFVNSLP; via the coding sequence ATGAAGATTAGGAAGTTATTTGTCGCATTTGCGATAGTTGCTGGTTTAAGTGGGTGTTCCGATGATGGGATTAACTTTTTTACTCTTGAGCAGGATATAAAGTTTGGCGAACAGCTCGATTCTGCTTTAATGGCTAACCCCGATGAGTATCCTATACTTGATAGAGACCAGTATGCCGATGCATATAATCACATTGAAAGAGTTATGGAAACTATCCTGAATTCCAATGATATTAGGTACTCAAAAACTTTTAATTGGCAGGTGAAAATAATCCATAATGAAGATGTTATAAATGCTTTTGCTGCCCCTGGGGGGTATCTGTACTTTTATACTGGTTTAATAAAGTTTTTGGATAACGAAGCCCAGCTGGCAGGCGTTATGGCCCACGAAATTGCACATGCCGATAGGCGTCATAGTACACAAATGCTTACCAAACAGTATGGTTTTAGCATATTGCTTTCTATTATTCTAGGTGAGAACCCTTCGCAGCTCGAGCAAATACTTTCGCAGCTTGCGCTTGGTGGTACTTTGCTGAAGTATAGCCGGGATAATGAGTATGAGGCCGATAAATTTGCAATTACATACCTTTACGATACCGATTATCATCCTTATGAAATGGCTAAGTTTTTCGAAAAAATGATGGGCTCTACTCATAAAATTCCAGAATTTCTTAGCACTCATCCATCCGACGAGAATAGAATTAAGAATATTGAAGAGGTTTGGAAAAGTATGGGTGGTAAAGAA
- the mtgA gene encoding monofunctional biosynthetic peptidoglycan transglycosylase, translated as MKNKKKTKPRTPFSILFKRIIIYSIITFFITTIFTTIVFSFINPQYTWLMISNRLSSEQNGGSRTFMHKWVDIDKISPNMILAAVAAEDNKFLHHHGFDWEAIKKAWEYNRKGKKIRGASTISQQTAKNVFLWPNRSWIRKGFEVYFTILIEFFWSKERIMEVYLNVAEFGKGIYGVESASQIYYKKPASKLSRYEAAMLATVLPAPSKRNPSKPSKYMYRYQQKILWNMKNLGKIEFKSKLKPNAKKK; from the coding sequence GTGAAAAACAAAAAAAAGACCAAACCCAGAACCCCATTCAGTATTCTTTTTAAAAGAATAATTATCTATTCTATCATAACATTTTTCATTACAACCATTTTTACCACCATTGTTTTTTCCTTTATAAATCCTCAATACACATGGTTAATGATTTCTAATAGACTTTCATCGGAGCAAAATGGTGGAAGTAGAACCTTTATGCACAAATGGGTTGACATTGATAAAATTTCGCCAAATATGATTCTTGCTGCAGTTGCTGCAGAAGATAACAAGTTTCTGCATCACCATGGGTTTGATTGGGAAGCAATCAAAAAAGCTTGGGAATACAATCGCAAAGGAAAAAAAATCCGGGGCGCAAGCACCATATCGCAACAAACAGCAAAAAATGTCTTTCTATGGCCAAACAGATCGTGGATTCGAAAGGGTTTTGAAGTATATTTCACCATACTAATTGAATTTTTCTGGTCAAAGGAGCGGATAATGGAAGTTTACCTTAACGTTGCTGAATTTGGCAAAGGAATATATGGAGTTGAATCGGCTTCACAAATTTACTACAAGAAGCCTGCATCAAAATTAAGTAGATACGAAGCAGCGATGCTAGCTACAGTTTTGCCCGCTCCATCAAAACGTAATCCATCAAAACCAAGTAAGTACATGTATCGATATCAGCAAAAGATATTATGGAACATGAAAAATCTTGGGAAGATTGAGTTTAAATCCAAATTAAAACCCAATGCAAAAAAGAAATAG
- a CDS encoding tetratricopeptide repeat protein translates to MQKRNRLTILIILASWLTSFSSWAQFNKAYFFYKGEELISKGNYSEAIPILNTLLNSDSTIHEGWFLRGVARYYQGDLVGAQRDFSKCLNINPLFSQAYQYRAMALEQAGKSQQALANILKALELRPNSAQYLFTYGVILFQQEKYKDAINAFNRVIMADSRIPDAWLNRGTSKLLLADSTGALNDYSAAIGLNPFSPNAYIRRGALYAQQKKYDLALKDLNEAIKLDSTKAQSYFTRALVYYYKKNRSNALADLNKVLELEPRNTLALFNRAIISYEDGIPEEAINDLTRLSSIIPTNVLVQYYLANIRNERGYLETALENINKAIELFPQFANAYLLRSEIKSKQGDLAGAATDMQKGRELAKKFKDHEDKSLYSIIDSTGKIKKLLSLNEELDINLLINTEQLKSRIVTITYPLIILKTDIVENTKPIAWQSSMLRKQLETDTDSILLYFDYDNKNTQQKILKHIPQKGTIHHAIYCFQNNRFNDALTEIDSLKQLDSTNTLLKIASVIARIKMAKFVESIRKQSDYHSNNESQSKILNLSTSINDLKEIEKKNDYEGIIPYNIGVLFMHTGDEHAALTWFTKAIEKNELLHGAWYNRGLANLISNKPEMGCSDLRRAVDLGNEQAAEVVARFCKK, encoded by the coding sequence ATGCAAAAAAGAAATAGGTTGACAATCTTAATAATACTAGCCTCTTGGCTCACATCATTTTCATCATGGGCTCAATTCAACAAAGCCTACTTTTTTTACAAAGGTGAAGAGCTAATCTCTAAAGGGAACTACTCCGAAGCTATTCCGATACTAAACACACTCCTAAACTCCGATTCTACCATACATGAGGGATGGTTTTTAAGAGGTGTTGCCCGTTATTACCAAGGCGATTTAGTTGGTGCACAAAGAGACTTTAGCAAATGCCTAAACATTAACCCATTATTTTCTCAGGCCTACCAGTACAGAGCCATGGCCCTTGAGCAAGCAGGAAAAAGCCAACAAGCATTAGCTAACATTCTCAAAGCTCTAGAACTTAGACCAAATTCTGCTCAATATCTGTTTACATATGGTGTTATACTCTTCCAACAGGAAAAATACAAGGATGCGATAAATGCATTTAATCGCGTTATTATGGCCGATAGCAGAATTCCTGATGCATGGCTTAACCGAGGCACTAGCAAACTCCTGCTAGCAGATAGTACAGGTGCTCTTAATGACTATTCAGCAGCAATTGGCCTAAACCCTTTTAGTCCTAATGCATACATCAGAAGAGGTGCTCTTTATGCACAGCAAAAAAAGTATGACCTCGCACTAAAAGATTTGAATGAAGCAATAAAGCTTGATAGCACAAAAGCCCAGTCTTATTTTACACGTGCTCTTGTTTACTACTATAAAAAAAATAGGAGCAATGCATTAGCCGATTTAAACAAGGTATTAGAACTTGAACCAAGAAACACCCTTGCCTTATTTAACCGTGCCATAATTAGCTATGAAGATGGGATCCCCGAAGAAGCAATTAACGATTTAACACGTTTATCTTCAATAATCCCCACAAATGTTCTCGTACAATACTATCTAGCAAACATACGAAACGAAAGAGGATACCTTGAAACCGCTCTAGAAAACATAAATAAAGCAATTGAACTTTTCCCACAGTTTGCCAATGCATACCTATTACGAAGCGAGATAAAGTCTAAACAAGGAGATTTAGCTGGTGCTGCAACGGATATGCAAAAAGGGCGGGAACTTGCCAAAAAATTTAAAGACCATGAGGACAAAAGCCTTTATTCAATAATTGACTCTACTGGCAAAATAAAAAAACTCCTTTCATTAAACGAAGAACTTGATATCAACCTTCTAATTAATACTGAACAGCTAAAGTCAAGGATTGTTACCATAACCTATCCACTAATTATTCTTAAAACAGACATAGTAGAAAACACAAAGCCAATTGCTTGGCAAAGTTCCATGCTAAGAAAGCAACTTGAAACGGATACCGACAGCATTCTGCTTTATTTTGATTATGACAACAAGAATACTCAGCAGAAGATTTTAAAACATATCCCCCAGAAGGGTACAATTCATCATGCAATTTATTGCTTTCAAAACAACAGATTCAACGACGCTCTAACAGAAATTGATTCACTCAAGCAACTTGACAGTACAAACACTCTACTTAAAATTGCCAGTGTTATAGCACGCATCAAAATGGCAAAGTTCGTAGAAAGCATCAGAAAGCAATCGGATTATCATAGCAACAACGAATCGCAGAGCAAGATTCTTAATTTAAGTACTAGTATTAATGACCTCAAAGAGATTGAAAAGAAAAATGATTATGAAGGGATAATTCCATACAATATTGGAGTTCTATTTATGCACACAGGCGATGAACATGCTGCTTTAACCTGGTTCACAAAGGCAATAGAAAAGAATGAGTTGCTGCATGGAGCATGGTACAACAGAGGATTAGCTAACCTAATATCAAACAAACCCGAAATGGGATGCAGCGATCTAAGAAGGGCTGTAGATTTAGGTAATGAACAAGCTGCTGAGGTCGTTGCACGATTTTGCAAAAAATAA
- a CDS encoding YitT family protein → MTKKLTGNIKSFAIITFGLGVFALAWTAFLIPHRITGSGVSGIGALVYYATGIPVGYTFLAVNLILLGLALKILGANFGVKTVYGVIVASTLLSILQSYINVPVVEDKFLSTIIGGGLGGLGLGIIFTEGGSTGGTDIIAMIINKYRNISPGRVILLCDIFIIGSSFLVLTDLEPVKRIETIVYGYVAMALQAYAIDTFLSGNKQSVQFIIFSKKYEEISDKITMGIGRGATVVDGTGWYSKEKQKVIITIVRKHEASNIYRMIKEIDNNAFISVSNVMGVYGKGFEQIRH, encoded by the coding sequence ATGACAAAAAAACTAACAGGCAACATTAAAAGTTTTGCAATAATAACATTTGGTCTTGGGGTATTTGCCCTAGCTTGGACTGCATTTCTTATTCCGCACAGAATAACTGGTAGCGGAGTATCGGGTATAGGGGCACTGGTTTACTATGCAACCGGGATACCGGTAGGTTATACATTCCTAGCAGTTAATCTTATATTGCTCGGTCTTGCTTTAAAAATATTAGGTGCCAACTTTGGTGTAAAAACGGTTTATGGAGTTATTGTAGCCTCTACTCTTCTATCTATTTTACAATCGTATATAAATGTGCCTGTGGTAGAAGATAAATTTCTGTCAACAATAATTGGAGGAGGTTTAGGCGGGCTTGGGCTTGGAATTATATTTACAGAGGGTGGTAGTACAGGTGGCACTGATATAATTGCAATGATAATCAACAAGTACCGCAACATTAGTCCTGGAAGGGTAATTTTGTTATGTGATATATTCATTATTGGTTCATCATTCTTAGTACTTACTGATTTAGAGCCCGTAAAAAGAATTGAAACAATAGTGTATGGATATGTTGCAATGGCACTTCAAGCTTATGCAATAGATACATTTCTTTCAGGTAACAAGCAATCGGTTCAATTTATCATATTCTCTAAGAAATATGAAGAGATTTCTGATAAAATAACAATGGGAATTGGTCGTGGTGCAACCGTTGTGGATGGGACAGGTTGGTACTCAAAAGAAAAACAAAAGGTAATAATCACAATAGTTAGAAAACACGAAGCAAGCAACATTTATCGGATGATAAAAGAAATAGACAATAATGCTTTTATTTCGGTTTCAAATGTAATGGGAGTTTATGGCAAGGGTTTTGAGCAAATTCGACACTAA
- the hydG gene encoding [FeFe] hydrogenase H-cluster radical SAM maturase HydG — MKFNPEKYRIPDEPMKPFIDADEIWEYINNAKPTKEKVREIIAKSLDKHRLNLEEVATLVNTTDPELVEEILQGARTLKERIYGNRIVLFAPLYIGSKCTNNCQYCGFRTENKSALRMTLSDEEIVQEVEALEDNGQKRLILVYGEHPEYSADYIAHTVKLVYGIKKGNGEIRRVNINAAPLDIEGFRKVKEAGIGTYQIFQETYHPEAYTWYHPSGKKKDYDWRLTSLDRAQEAGLDDVGIGALFGLYDWRFEVLALVRHTNHFEACYNVGPHTISFPRIKSAAGLNITDKYFVSDDDFVKLVAILRLAVPYTGMILTAREPIEIRRQVIQFGVSQIDGGTKLELGSYHESKNEQQDLNKEQFEINDNRSLGEIIDELIDHNYIPSFCTACYRLGRTGEHFMEFSVPGFIKRYCTPNAILTLTEYLVDYADENVKQKGYKLIDKTLAELNGHQNTEEIKRRIERIKAGERDLYF, encoded by the coding sequence ATGAAATTCAATCCAGAAAAGTATCGTATTCCTGATGAGCCCATGAAACCATTCATCGATGCCGATGAAATATGGGAATATATAAACAATGCAAAGCCCACAAAAGAAAAGGTGCGCGAAATTATTGCGAAGTCGCTCGACAAGCATAGGCTTAACCTTGAAGAGGTGGCTACTTTGGTTAACACAACCGATCCTGAGCTGGTTGAGGAGATTTTGCAAGGGGCTCGTACGCTCAAGGAGCGTATTTACGGGAATAGAATAGTGCTTTTTGCGCCGCTTTATATTGGTAGCAAGTGTACCAATAACTGTCAGTATTGTGGATTCAGAACCGAGAACAAGTCTGCACTACGAATGACTCTTTCCGATGAGGAAATTGTTCAGGAAGTTGAGGCACTTGAAGATAACGGTCAAAAACGCTTAATTCTTGTTTATGGCGAACATCCTGAGTATTCTGCCGACTATATTGCCCACACCGTTAAGCTGGTTTATGGCATCAAAAAGGGGAATGGTGAAATCCGAAGGGTAAACATTAATGCAGCGCCCCTGGATATTGAGGGATTTCGTAAAGTTAAAGAAGCAGGCATTGGCACATACCAAATTTTTCAGGAAACCTATCATCCCGAGGCTTACACCTGGTACCATCCATCGGGTAAGAAAAAGGATTACGACTGGCGCTTAACCTCCCTCGATCGTGCTCAAGAAGCTGGTCTTGATGATGTTGGTATTGGTGCGCTCTTTGGTCTTTACGATTGGCGTTTCGAGGTCCTAGCCTTGGTGCGCCATACTAACCATTTTGAGGCTTGCTACAATGTTGGACCTCATACAATCTCTTTCCCACGTATTAAATCTGCTGCAGGGTTGAATATTACCGATAAATACTTTGTGTCGGACGATGACTTTGTGAAGCTAGTTGCTATTCTGCGCCTTGCGGTGCCGTATACTGGTATGATACTTACTGCTCGTGAACCAATTGAAATTCGTAGGCAGGTTATTCAATTTGGTGTTTCTCAAATTGATGGTGGAACAAAACTTGAACTTGGTTCGTACCACGAGTCGAAAAATGAACAGCAAGACCTTAATAAGGAGCAATTCGAAATTAACGATAATCGTTCGCTAGGAGAGATTATCGATGAGCTTATAGATCATAACTATATACCTTCGTTCTGTACTGCTTGCTATCGTTTAGGAAGAACAGGCGAACATTTTATGGAGTTTTCGGTGCCTGGATTTATTAAGCGATATTGCACGCCAAATGCGATACTCACTCTTACAGAATACCTGGTAGACTATGCGGATGAGAATGTGAAACAAAAAGGTTACAAGCTAATTGATAAGACTTTAGCTGAACTTAATGGCCACCAAAACACCGAAGAGATTAAACGACGTATTGAAAGAATAAAAGCTGGGGAACGAGATCTTTACTTTTAA
- a CDS encoding TM1266 family iron-only hydrogenase system putative regulator: protein MEKRIGAALILVENLDSTIKLNQILSAHADIIIARQGIPLQQRGIRVISIVLEGTTDQIGALTGPIGKLSGVQVKTLMLKGI, encoded by the coding sequence ATGGAAAAGAGAATAGGAGCCGCACTTATTTTGGTTGAAAACCTTGATAGCACAATTAAGCTGAATCAAATTCTTTCGGCCCATGCCGATATTATTATTGCTAGGCAAGGTATTCCTTTACAGCAAAGAGGTATTAGAGTTATCTCGATAGTTTTGGAGGGAACAACCGACCAGATAGGTGCTCTTACTGGCCCAATAGGGAAACTTAGTGGAGTCCAGGTGAAAACTCTTATGCTAAAGGGAATATAA
- the ribF gene encoding bifunctional riboflavin kinase/FMN adenylyltransferase produces the protein MKVHYGFDDLGDICNPVVTTGSFDGVHLGHKVIINRINEIARSIGGESVLITFYPHPRKVLYPETAGKNLMFILSQREKIELLSKTGLDHLIIVKFTLEFSKISSNQFIRDFLLSKLKAKYIVVGFNHHFGHNREGDYEELKKLSVEYNFSVEEIPEQDIHQETVSSTTIRKALLEGKIQRANAYLDHYYIIIGALGKGSHLFEQIGFPTLTVQIEEAGKLIPPDGVYATSLSWNSATYRAMVIIWSDDDEPHQNPIYGRNVEIHILDFDGKLHSNDAYIYFHKQVTEGLDTSNTRTLYQQLTSAAKQVDELIY, from the coding sequence ATGAAGGTTCATTACGGTTTCGATGATTTGGGGGATATTTGCAACCCTGTTGTAACCACGGGTTCGTTTGATGGGGTTCATCTTGGACATAAGGTCATTATAAATCGTATCAATGAGATAGCCCGAAGCATTGGTGGAGAATCAGTGCTTATTACTTTTTACCCTCATCCTCGTAAGGTGCTTTACCCCGAAACAGCAGGGAAAAACCTAATGTTCATCCTTTCGCAACGAGAAAAGATTGAACTTTTGAGTAAAACTGGCCTCGATCATCTTATTATTGTTAAATTCACTTTAGAGTTTTCTAAAATATCATCAAATCAATTTATTCGCGATTTTTTGTTAAGCAAGCTAAAAGCTAAATATATTGTTGTTGGGTTTAACCATCATTTTGGCCACAACCGCGAAGGCGATTATGAAGAGCTAAAAAAGCTAAGTGTTGAATATAACTTTTCGGTTGAGGAGATTCCTGAACAAGATATACATCAGGAAACAGTTAGCTCAACAACAATACGTAAGGCGCTTCTCGAAGGTAAGATTCAACGTGCTAATGCTTATCTCGATCATTATTACATTATAATAGGTGCGTTAGGAAAAGGTTCGCATCTATTTGAGCAAATAGGATTTCCAACTCTAACAGTCCAGATTGAAGAGGCTGGGAAGCTGATTCCTCCCGATGGCGTTTATGCAACGTCATTGTCGTGGAATAGCGCAACCTATAGGGCCATGGTTATTATATGGTCCGATGACGATGAACCACACCAAAACCCAATATATGGGCGTAATGTTGAGATTCACATTCTTGACTTTGATGGCAAACTTCACAGTAACGATGCCTACATCTACTTTCATAAGCAGGTAACCGAAGGACTCGATACTTCCAATACCAGGACTCTTTATCAACAGCTTACTAGTGCAGCCAAACAGGTAGATGAGTTAATTTATTAA
- a CDS encoding redox-sensing transcriptional repressor Rex, with amino-acid sequence MNLANLPERTIERLSEYRRTLLNCLAKGKTHIYSHELAGLHNITAVQVRRDLMLIGYSSMKKKGYDAQELIKVIGEILDHEIGLNVAVIGMGNLGRAITAYFNGKRPKLNIVAAFDVDPNKVDRVISGVNCYHMKELEKVVERNDISIAIISSPPETASQVAEQLVAVGIKGILNFTTIPLVVPDTVYLEEYDMITSMEKVAYFVKQAYAR; translated from the coding sequence ATGAATTTAGCAAATTTACCCGAAAGGACCATTGAAAGGTTAAGCGAGTATCGTAGAACTTTGCTTAACTGTTTGGCTAAAGGAAAAACTCATATATATTCCCATGAACTTGCCGGATTACATAATATTACCGCCGTTCAAGTACGCCGCGATTTAATGCTAATTGGTTATTCGAGCATGAAGAAAAAGGGGTATGATGCTCAAGAACTGATTAAGGTTATTGGCGAAATTCTTGACCATGAAATAGGTCTTAATGTGGCAGTAATTGGGATGGGGAATCTTGGTAGAGCGATAACTGCTTATTTTAATGGCAAGCGTCCTAAACTAAATATTGTTGCCGCTTTTGATGTTGACCCTAACAAGGTTGACAGGGTTATTTCTGGGGTGAACTGTTATCACATGAAAGAACTTGAAAAGGTAGTAGAACGTAACGATATCTCAATTGCAATCATTTCATCTCCCCCCGAAACAGCATCGCAAGTTGCTGAACAGCTTGTAGCTGTTGGAATAAAGGGAATTCTGAACTTTACAACAATACCGCTTGTTGTCCCCGATACGGTATATCTGGAAGAATACGACATGATTACCTCTATGGAAAAAGTGGCATACTTTGTTAAGCAAGCTTACGCGCGTTAG
- a CDS encoding sensor histidine kinase translates to MEIVDILVVDDEPGIRSGVARILKNFSVSYPFLEDDIGFNVIEASTGEEAIQVISKSVPAVVLLDNKLPGIQGVEVLEYINKNHPDILVMMITSYASLELAIKATNIGAYDFVPKPFTPQELKSSIENITKHYFLRRMTRKLHSEGKQVRFQFLTILSHELKAPLNAIEGYLRMMQNKEAGDSIDNYMDFIDRSLSRIHSMRSLIMDLLDLTHVESGKRNRNLREVDLNLIARSAIETMTPLAIQRDVSISLEADNDVTLFADSGDVEILFNNLISNAVKYNKPGGWVHCKIAKSANEVRIEVSDSGVGIKEEDISKLFQEFTRIKNPQSKNVTGSGLGLSIVKKIADLYGASIKVDSKIDEGSTFTITFPIPTGDLLNDSI, encoded by the coding sequence ATGGAAATTGTCGATATTTTGGTTGTTGATGATGAACCTGGTATCCGTTCAGGGGTTGCCAGAATTCTTAAAAACTTCTCTGTTAGCTATCCGTTCCTAGAGGACGATATTGGATTTAACGTAATTGAAGCTTCAACTGGGGAGGAGGCAATACAGGTTATATCAAAATCGGTTCCTGCTGTTGTGCTGCTCGATAATAAACTGCCAGGTATTCAGGGTGTTGAGGTTCTTGAGTATATCAATAAGAATCATCCAGACATACTTGTCATGATGATAACTTCATATGCCTCATTAGAATTGGCTATTAAGGCTACTAATATTGGTGCCTACGACTTTGTGCCGAAACCTTTCACCCCTCAAGAACTAAAATCATCAATAGAAAATATTACTAAGCATTACTTCCTGAGGCGAATGACTCGTAAGTTGCATAGCGAGGGGAAGCAGGTGCGATTTCAGTTCTTAACTATTCTTTCCCATGAGCTAAAGGCTCCGCTAAATGCAATAGAAGGATACCTGAGAATGATGCAAAATAAGGAAGCTGGCGATAGTATTGATAACTACATGGATTTTATTGATAGGTCGTTATCGCGGATTCATTCCATGCGCAGCCTGATAATGGACTTGTTGGATTTAACCCATGTGGAGTCAGGAAAACGAAATAGGAATTTAAGAGAGGTAGATTTAAATCTTATTGCTCGCTCTGCTATTGAAACTATGACCCCTCTTGCCATTCAACGTGATGTTTCCATTTCTTTAGAAGCCGATAATGATGTTACCCTGTTTGCCGATTCAGGTGATGTTGAGATTTTGTTTAATAATTTGATATCAAATGCTGTAAAGTATAATAAGCCTGGAGGTTGGGTACATTGCAAAATTGCCAAAAGTGCCAATGAGGTTAGAATTGAGGTTTCTGATTCTGGGGTGGGAATAAAGGAAGAGGATATATCAAAACTTTTCCAAGAATTTACTCGCATTAAAAACCCGCAAAGTAAGAACGTAACGGGTAGTGGTTTAGGATTGTCAATTGTGAAAAAAATTGCCGATTTATATGGCGCAAGCATTAAGGTTGATAGTAAGATTGATGAAGGATCTACTTTTACAATAACCTTTCCTATACCTACTGGCGATTTATTAAACGACAGCATTTAA
- a CDS encoding response regulator encodes MATNKRTILIVDDDIDYLFQLKFQVEKMGFDVVTAESQHDAEQVLKNLKPDLAILDLMMENEDSGFILSYKLKRRYPDVPVIIATAVSSETGMSFGISSEQERQWIKADLYLEKGIRPDQLHREILKLLKQ; translated from the coding sequence ATGGCTACAAATAAAAGAACTATTCTAATAGTTGATGATGATATCGATTACTTGTTTCAGCTAAAATTTCAAGTTGAAAAGATGGGTTTTGATGTGGTTACTGCTGAAAGCCAACATGATGCAGAACAGGTGCTTAAAAACCTTAAACCCGATTTGGCCATACTCGACCTGATGATGGAAAATGAGGATAGCGGATTTATTCTTAGCTATAAGCTTAAAAGAAGGTACCCCGATGTGCCTGTGATTATTGCAACAGCTGTGTCGTCGGAAACTGGAATGTCGTTTGGCATTTCCAGCGAACAGGAGAGGCAATGGATTAAAGCAGATTTGTATCTGGAAAAGGGAATTCGGCCCGATCAGCTTCATCGTGAAATTCTCAAACTTCTTAAACAGTAA